CGGATCTGTGGCAAGACTTTATCGAGCATacaaagaaggataagagTCTCAATATCGGATTAGCCCCGcatctcgtcttcaacATGTCTGAAGCACTTATCGACGACGTTCAGGGTACCTGCATCGACATTCGCCACTCGAACTTGTACCAAAACGCACCTCCCTCCGGTTCAGCGGGTAACGAAGTCCAAGCACCGCCTACATGGCATGGAGGCGCGCAATATATCCCCACAGAAGACGAAATGTACTATAAATCCCAAGAACTTCAAGCCCGTTTGGCGGCATACGAGTCTGACCCACGTATGGCTCGTATGCGCCGTACCCGCGCCAGTCTCCCCGTCTACTCCCGCGCAAGCGAAATGTTGCGTACCATCCGCGAGAACGACGTGACCATCATCATGGCCGCCACGGGTTCAGGCAAGACCACCCAAGTACCGCAACTGTTGTTTGACGAGATGATCAAACAAGGATTAGGCGGTGGGTGCAATATCGTATGCACCCAGCCGAGAAGGTTAGCAGCCATGTCTGTTGCGGAACGGATAGCTGAAGAGCGGGGCCAGATGATTGGACAAGAAGTGGGATATCAGGTCCGTTTTGATGCGCAATTGCCAGAGGCGAATGGAAGTATTACCTTTTGCACGACGGGGATTttcttgaagaggatgcaATCTGCCTTGGGGGAGAATGCAGATGACGTGGCGGTCCAGAGAATGGATCTGGTATCGCATATCGTGGTGGATGAAGTGCACGAACGTGATATCGATACAGATCTCCTACTCGTCGTCCTTAAGAGGTTGCTGCAAGATCGAAAGAGAAGGGGTGTACCGATCAAAGTGGTGTTGATGAGCGCTACAATTGACCCAACGCTTTTCCAATCGTACTTTACCGATGCGCAGGGGGCGCCTGCACCGGTTGCCGAAATTCCGGGCAGGACTTATCCGGTTGAAAAGTTCTTCTTGGACAAGATCATCCCTCAACTGCAAAGTATCCCCGCTCAGAGAGGCGGGTGGGTATTCAACGAGAAGAATGTGAAAGAATACCTCTCGCGAGAACTGTCCTCCAACGCGAGCAACTTTGGTCCAGGTACAGGGATAGAATTGGAGATTCCTTATCCGCTTGTGGCGCTTACCATCGCGTTCGTTCTCTCCCGTTCCGGCGATGGACATGTACTGGTCTTCCTACCGGGCTGGGAAGAGATCAGGAAAGTCGCAGACATCTTATTGGCCGGGCGGTACCCATTGTTGGGAATGGATTTCAGAGATTCCAGACGGTTTAGCATTCATTACCTCCACTCTACCATCCCTGCAGCCGAGCAAAAAGAAGTATTCCGTACGCCTCCACCTGGCGTACGGCGGATCATCCTCGCTACCAATATAGCCGAAACTTCCATCACTATTCCCGACGTTGTGTATGTGGTTGATACAGGCAGGgtaaaagaaaagaggtaTGATCCAGAGAGACATATGTCGAGCCTTGTTTCTGCGTGGGTGGGATCGAGTAATTTGAATCAACGTGCGGGTCGAGCGGGGAGACATAGGGAAGGAGAGTATTATGGGTTGGTTAGTCAGCGGAGATTGGACAGTTTGGAGGCGCACcagatggtggagatgaagaggtcTGATTTGAGTAACGTCGTCATGCACGTCAAGGTAAGCGTTCAAAGTATCACCTTTTTCCTAAACCAGGATGTAAGCTAATTATTACTGGGTAGGCGCTCAACTTGGGCGAAGTTCAAGAAGTTCTAGCAGCAACTATCGAACCCCCCGAACCAAGCCGTATCGTCGCGGCCATGGAAGTCTTGCGCATGCTCGGCGCCCTTGACGCTCGACAGAACCTCACTTCCCTCGGCCgtgtcctcctccaactccCAGTCGACGCCAATGTCGGTAAACTCTGTCTTTATGGTGCATTTTTCCGATGCCTAGATGCCGCCTTGACGCTTGCCGCGGTATTGACGAATAGAGACCCCTTTCTGGCGCCACCGGCTCAAAAGGCAAAAGCTGATAGCATCAAAGACCGGTTCTCTCCTAAAGCATTCAGATCAGACCCGCTTGCTATTGTGGCAGCGTATAACCAGTGGCTGCCGTATGAGGAATCAGGCGATTTCTATTCCGCGACAAGATTCTGCGATAATAATTTCTTATCCAAAGCGACATTATTGCAGATCAAGCAGGTGAAGCAGAGTTTGTTACAGAGTCTAGATAAGGCAGGAGTTATCGCCGTGTCGGCTGGAGGGATGGTAGATAGGATCGGGCGATATGGCTCGATCCCACCGGCGTTGAATGAGAACAATGAGAGTTTGCCAATGTTGGCGGCTTTGATCGCGACAGCGGCAGCGCCAAACTTTGCCATTAGGACTTCGGAGAAAACGTGTAGGACATGGCAGGATAAAGTTagtttttccttttctttgatGTTTCTGTGAAGATAGATTAATTGGGGTATAGGTCGTTGTTATCCATAACTCATCGGTCAACTCTCGCCGTCGTGAAGTCAGTGGCCCTGAAGAAACCTCCGCCTCATTCAACCCGGCCGAAAAGCGTTTGTACGCATTCGCCGAAAAATCCCGCAATGTCCCCGTTGGCGGCAACCCCAACTCTGCTCCAACCAATCTCCGTACGGTCACCCGTCTGGACCCAATGACATACATGCTTTTTGGCGCATACGAGCTCGTCGTCACCGCCCGCGGTCTCGAATGCGACGGGTGGCTGCCTGTGACGGGTAATACCCATGCGCTCGACGATGTGCAGAGGTTGAAGACAGCGTTAGATGTGTGCATGCTTCGAGTGTTTGAAGGGTTGGGTAAGAGTTTGGTGATGGGTCGTGATCAACGATGGTTGAATGGTGCTGGTGGCGTCGAGGTACATGAGGGTTCGTCGAGGATTAGAGAGGGaggtggtgaagaggaaaatgagagtgatgatgaggattaCAATCGGCCCCGAGAAAAGGGTGATCAAGCTTCATCTCGCTACGCCGGCCCTCTTACGATTGAAGAGATCAACGAGTTGGAAATGTTGACCACCGATATCGTTACGATCCTCAACAAGTACGCGGACGAGAGGGAAGGCGGCGGAGTGGATACCGTGCCCCAAACTCGAGTGAACACGAgacctccctcccctcAGGGGCGGGCTGCACAATGGGCAGCTGATGTAGCTGCGGCGGCATCATAcggcggtggtggaagtGCTCAATGGGGTGATGCCAGCGGTGGAGCTAGTTTTGGCggaggtggatggggaTCAGACTTGCATACATCAAGGAAACAAGGGGATGATGGCAGGAAGTTTGATACCTGGGACGATGGTGACGGATGGGAAGGTCGCCAAGGAGAGCAAGGAGGCGAAGATGATAGTGGACGGGTCGTGTCCAGATACAAGCCTCCTCAGACTAGATAATTTGGATTTGTGGCATAACTTAATCTCTCTAATTCCCCCATCTTTTTGGCTTTTACAGGTAGGTTTTTTATAAGAATATAACTAGTAGCGCATAAGTGAAAAGTTTCCGTCAAGAGAGAAAGTATGCATGTGTTTTAGCCTTGTGAAATGACAATCGATGCGTTAATTATTTGCTCTCGTAATGTTATACTACATAATAGTGGCACTGATATGGATTATTGATACAAGTCCAGTTTAGAGATTGCAGATATGGACAGTACCCTGCACCCAGCTCAAGACATTATACTTCGTTTGCTCCTggtaaaaaaaaaaagatacTATCCTGTCAGATTTTCAATCGCCATAGCTGATGCCTTGCTGTTGGTGTTGTTCTCTAAGGCTCTGGGAGGCTCCGATGCTTTGGATTCTTCAGGAATCTTGGAGATAATGCAAGTTAAGCCGTCGCTGTTGGCGGTGAAGATACCCTCGACGAGGATAAATTCTTGTCCAGGCATGGAACGTTCAGACTCGTCATTGCCCTGAGGCCATATTTCACCCGCAGGTGGAAGATCTGGAATCTAAAAAAATTGTAACGTATGAGGAGGTGAAACTATGGATATAAAAAGAACAGACATACCTTCAATACATGAAAGGTCGTATAGCCATGTCCACCTGATCGCTGCTCATCAAACATGATTGGTGTGGACTTTTTCGCTGCTTCGATATATTTGCGAATACGGGGACGATCGGAGGGTCTGATGATGGAGTAGAATGACTGTTTGAGAAGCTAGACAGGATGCCATTAACAGTTTGGCGACAAAAAACTTTCTGGCTAAAAAAGGAAGCTTACTGAAGAACCGTTGATGATCACGTCGTTGCTCACATAGATGACACGGCTGGTATCTGTAAAGCGGTCCATGATATAGAATGTCCGTGGAGTAGGTTTTGGAGGTTTTGGCCAAGGATGGTTAATGTcgatggtggtgatggaCTGTGGAGATGATGTCTGAGGGGCGGACGATGACCATCGCTACGCAGAGAGTCAGGTAAACTCAAGCAAAGTATGGGATGAGAATATACCTTGACAGAGAATCGACCTTGAGAAGCCGGGGAGACCTCGATCACTTCTCTAGCAGTAAGGGCTTGTTCTACAGTCTCGTCAGTCGATCATTCTCACTCTTTCAATAACCTCTGCGTACGAAGTGTACGATGACCGTCCACTGCACGTGTGTACAGCGCCAAGGACATATTATACACAGTATAGCTGTCACTGGAGTCAGTCACTGTCCATCTTGCCTGATAAAAAAACGCACTAGGAGCAACAGCACTCAACGTAGTATCCTTCACGATGAAGAACCCGGAAATACGCCACACAGGCGGTCCGTTCCTCCGTCAGAGCTTGACTAAACAGTTACCATCAGTGATCCATCCCGCTTTCCTCTCAGAACATCCGCCCAAAACATTCTTTGGACGATAATGATCGGGGGAATGACGTACTAGTGGATCTGTCGCAAAAACGGAACTTCATCCGGATGAAAGATGAGGTACACGGACTTGCCAATCAAATCGGATGGGGTGTATCCAAGAATATCTTGCATCGACTCTGATACATAATTGAGCTTCGCCTGAGATGGACAACAAGTCAGTAAGTGTAAAATTTGAGCAAAGTTGATTGTGGTCAAGCAAAGTCTAAGCACTTGAACTGAAGGATGAACTTACTTCTTGGTCTGCATTACACACCACTAAAGCCGAGAGGCCCAACTCCTCCTGCGAAGCTTTCAAACCTCTTGAACTTGTTCGTGGTCCACGGCTGGACGACGCGGAAGCGCTGGATTGAAGGGAAGGCGATCCTGAAGACAATCTTCGTTTGCCAAGAGTTTGAGCAGGCATCCCGGGAAGGTGAGAAATTGCTGAGAAGCGTGAAATTGTAGGTATGGGAGGGCTGACGAGAGTGATTTGTAAGAAACGCTTTATCCTTTCTAATCTTTTCGCTGCCTAGCCTTTAAGAAACTGTGCTAGAGTTTGTGGCCGCCTTGGGATCGCCAGAACGAAGACCAGTTGAGCCAATGTAGCCGCGATCACACTTGCTGCCCCTGATAGGTAAACGGAGGGCTATAACTTTGACGTTGTATAGAGATGGCACTGAATAGAGGGCAAGAATGCGTGTCGTAGGTGTGTTATCAATATTCGTGCGCTGCTGGCAGAGACGATCGTGTGGACTCCTGATGCGGCGGGCAGATGTGTAactgaagagggagaatTTTCAGGAGTTGTGCCGAAAGTTCCACTCTAATATGTCAAATAAGGAGTTGGCCGACAGGGATCAGGGAACTGACGTATGGTGTAGAGTAACAAAGCACCTTTGCAGTAGATACAGATGTTTTCAAGATGCATGATTCGATCTCTCCTTGGCCAGATTTCCCGGAGCAAGATCAACTGTTCAACAATAATAACCGTTCTTATGCTCAGTCTCACGTCTTCCAGGGGCCGCGCAGCTGATGAGGCTGATGACTAAACGAACTGCAAAAGTCGTCGTATAATTAATAGAGATCTAGGGAATTATCTGCATCAGCTCAGTCTAGGAACCGGCGGGCGGCGCCAATTTTTGTATTTGAGAACCGTAATCGGCGAATTTCAATCACAAGTTTCATTCATATACAGCAGTTGAAGGCACTTGTAGGCTGTAATTATTAGAGACTCTATCCCACCAGATTAGAACCTGATTTCGGCGTCCTTATCTTATAGGAAGCGCTATATCAGGGTTTAATCATGTAATATGAGATCTCTTTTTTGTCTTTCGTATTTCAGATTAAGTGCAATTACTGCGTTGCATACGTCGTTAGCTTGAGAAGCTACTGGACATATGATTCTATAAACCGCAGCACGGGAagcagaaaaagaaagaaagaataaTTAAACGGAACTGCATGAAATAATCAATTGCTTGATTTGTTGACCGTCTTGCACCTTCGCATTCACGGGCAGTGAGCCGAACTACTACCACTGCAAAGTAAGATGTTCATGTCCTTTGATTGTCAACTTAGCCCAAGTTGACCTCTTTGCCTGCTGATTCCGATGTACTGTCGGCTATTGCTAAACATCCCGTACATGTTCCATCCACATTCCATACGAGCAGGAAGAAAACAAAGTTCATTTTATACGTGAGTCACCTCAAAAATCGAAAAAGCGGAAACACCGGAGGTTTGCAATTTGGGTCTAGAGTTGGTGTTTGTACTCGTTGCATCCGTCATATCATCATGCACACACACCTTGATAAGCCTCATTATGACAAGTCTCCTTTTTACTACATATCATGTGCAGGTTGCAGAAGTTTAATACGGCACTTTCAAGCATACAGCTTCTTTCAAAATTCAATCAGGTGTGGTCGGTTCTGCCTTCTGTGCATGTTATTTCATTCCTATGCATGCGCTTCACGTCATTAGTCATTAATAGTGTTGTTATTGATGAATGAGGAGTGATGAGAGTCACTGATGAGGTTGAGCGAGATCAATCGGTTACAGTTGGCGCCCGCTGTATGTCGGGCCATAATAGCCGAGGAGCGATCGAAGCTTGTCCTGTCATACGACTCAGCTGTACGCGTACGTAGCACAAGGGATGATACCTCTTTCGCCACTCTCACCATCTCATCACCGTTCTTTTATATCCTCGTTTTTCTGCTTAGCTTCGACAACCACGCCCAAGGGCAGAAACATGAATGCAAGCGGCatacatcatcattcaccaTCGTGTCCGACGTACATGATTACAGCAGACGGTCAAGGTAACTGaatgaaaggaaggaggtcATACACAAAACTAGCTTGAAAAGCAACGACTGCGTGGCTAGCCGAGTCATGAGCCGTGAAGTATTTGACAATCTAGCTAGATCTTCCACGGCTATTATCCCAGATCTCAGGAAGCTTTATACCTCGAAGCCTTATGAGATAATAAAAGGTCTAATGTTGACGACGACCGGGTGTCGGGGACATAATTATGTACACGTCTCCCTTGTATTATGACTCCACCGCCGGCAGAACAGCAGCAGTTAAAAACAGACATGTGATTTTTTTAATAACTGGTAGAATACCAAACAAGACACGACcattcttccccatcatcatcatcaacttcttcaagccTGTATTAGGCTGCAGATTgattggaaagagaaaagtgAGGCCCAGCAACTTGCTGTAGTGGTTCCCAGCAGCTCAGGGGCAGACCAGATAGGTGAGACACGAAGCACAACTTGGGTCGAGATCCTTGTTGTGACGGATCGATAGTTTTTCCGATTTTCGTTCTGGCGCTTTTACCTTTTTGGCAGCTCGGCGGCCTCAACTCGGTGTTCCCACCAGTCTTCGGCGGCGTGGTGCGGTGGTGGTAAATAATCATCACCTCTGGGTAGTTTACGTAATTGTATTTGTTATGACATCATGCTTCCGATGAGCTGTTCGATTTCCTGCGAACGACAAACGATGGACTCCGATGAGGACGACAGCAGTTAGGAGAAGTCAGACAGATCCACGGACTCAGCAAGCTAGCACTTACTCGGGCAACATTTACTTGAAGCTATTATTGCAAGAAAGACAGTCAAGATGCCCTCTGAACTTCTGCATCTGCCGCCTTTGTATGCTATTGTGGGCCTTTATCGTTTGGCAACCGATCCCTCTATTAGAACTCCGGTTTTGGACAAAGTTAAGCATGCTGCCGTACGAGGGATTGTTGTGGGAGGTGTTTACACCGTCTTGAGCTGGAAAGCTATGGAATGGTTTATACGGAAATTCCTCATTagtggaggatggtggaagaagggagaggaagtgTTGAAAGATAGTGTTGACGGCTCGGTCCAAGTGGGACTTGGCAAGTTCTCACTAAATTTGAATGCTGTTCTTTGTGAGTCCTCATAATTTACAAAGGGAGATGATATGGTGCTAATAAAGATATCAGACACCCATCTCCTAATTCTTTTGCCTCAACTCAGCTCGATCCTACGTTTCTTCATCTACAAAAACCTTAAGATTGCTCGTTCACGAGCTTATGCTTTGACTGTTTCTTCGAGACGCAAACCTGCAGAATTCTGGTCTCAAGTGAGAATGTCTCATTCTCCTGGTAACGTAAAACTAACTTTGAAATCCATGTAGGGATATATTGAAGAATGGGCTCATCCACCCCAAATTCAGACCGGAGAGCTCGACAAAAATGGCCGAAGAGTGCGAAGGAATGCAAATTGGATCAGCTGGATTTTGTGGTGGCCTACTCAGTTGGTAATGCGTAAATGTAAGCATTTCAGGTCCTCGACTACTTTCATCTGTTAAAGCGCTATCGTAGAcctgctccttcctttatcaccctctctccctctcctctcacCTCTCGTTACCTCCGTCCTCAAGTCATTAGCAACTGCCGAATATCTTCACCGACCCTATTTTGAGATGAAAGGTATGTCCAATGACGAAATATGGAGATGGGTGGAGGAACGTAAATGGGCATACAGGGCTTTTGGGTTTGCAACTTCCCTTTTGGAGAGTGTGCCCATCATCggcttgttcttctccatctctaaCAGAATCGGGGCAGCAATGTGGTGAATTCTACTTCTCCAAATGCAAGACCATAGACGGGGTTGACAATGTTTATAGGGCTTTCGACCTCGAGAAGCGTCAGCATTTGTTCGCAAACAACATTATtcagcctcttcaaccCGACCAAGTAGGTTTCTACGGTATGGGTCGAGTAGACGACCTCGGCGTCGATATCCAGGAAGCGGAGGACGAGCTCGAGAAAAAGTGGAGCCAGAAGAAACGCGCTGACGATGAGTCGGACAAGCTGGAAAGTATTAAGGCCTCTTCTCTGGAGCCTGCTGTTGCTGGTAGCAAGAGCGATATCCTTGAGCTTCATGGAGGGGACATTGGcttgaaggggaaggacaGGGAAACCGGCGTTTTGTAGCATAGCGTAGGTCACAGCATATTCGTAACTGTATAACGGAAAACACGATGCAACGGTGCGTAAGAAGGTTTTTCTTGGGTTGTTCATTGACTTTACTTTCCATACAACAGCCACGTTGGATAATAAATGCCACAGACTATAACGCTAGCCCGGCGGACTTATTACTATCTTTGCCGACCAAAGCTTGGTTTGGGGCGCGCTTGCTTACGGATTGGCATGAGATTTTCCTTAAACCCTTTAGGGTCATGCCTGTTCCTCCCATTCCCGTCTCCCCCTTCGCTACTACCACTGGCTGTACTCGGATTTTTGGATTCATTCTCTTGCCAAATACCCCCTGGTCCAGAGTgcaccttcttccgaaTAGGCATAAGGTTACCCTTGAATCTCTTTGAATCGTATCTattcttccccctccccttTTCTCCCCCTTCATTGCCTCCAATTGCAATTTCACTAGCCCCACTGATTTTTTCTGTTTTGAGAGCTCTGTCGCCGCATAATGACGTGGATGACTGTTCAGGTGAGCTGGGCAGCATGGATGGAGTTGCGGTTTCTGACTCCTGTTGACTAGGAGTTGACTCTGCGCTGCAGGCCAATGAAGTAGTAGATGGAGCTTCCGGTGAACTATTGGTGATTAATGGGGTGCTCCTGACAGTAAGGGACGGTGTACTTGACGTTTGTGGATTTTTGTCCAAGTTGTCGTTagcagaggatggagatgaagtgCTGAATGTCGACGAAGGGATTGCGGAGGATGACTCTGAGCTTTTAGAAATTGGAttgttctctttttctgttcgcttctccttctgttCTTTAtcatttttcttttccttcttgctccTGGAACCTGGCTTAAATTTGTCTTTATCTGGTTTattttccttgccttttgaTGTTGTCTTGGGTTCTTcgctttcatcatctttgggttcttcttgttttctcATTTCTGCGGCCTTTTCAGTTGGTTAAATGCCTCCTAACACCTGCTCCGCTGATCTAAACCtacttttcttccctcacTTGGTTCTCCAACAGTACCACCGCCTTTGGGTTTaacttccctcttctctctggAGTTACTGCTGATAACGGGTACCGAACCGATATCTTCAAGAGGTattccccttcctctcagTTTGATGGTAAGCTAATAGCCAGTTACATCAGTTTTCGACTCAGATCTATAATAAATAAACTACCCACAAAGCCACCTTTATCGTCCCTCCCAAGCCAAATCCCTAACAAGGCCGTCGTCTTCAAACATACCACCAGGGTGAAGAGATCAGGATGCACGAGTAAGAAGGCGACGAATTCAATCATGGTaccgaagatgaagaggggcCAGTAGTGCTCAAGATGCTGAGCATGTTTCTCGGAAAATGTCGGGTGAACTATGAGAGGAGGTGAGCACCACTGAGAGTAAAAAGCATGGAAGCATACTGACAGTGATATTGCAAAGGGATTGCGAGATCGAAGATGAAGCCGAGTACCAGAGAAATCTCAACTTGCTGCATCCTCAAGGTCGTCCAAGCAATCACGAACAAGATTGAAGCAAATACAAACTCCCATAGCCCTGTGAGATCAGTCAAATGGAGTATGACGGATGCGAGCCATCCACCGGATGCGTGTAGCTTTACAGAAGGATGTATCTATCAATGCCAGACGCTTAACCTAGTTTCTTGTCATACTTACCCAATAGAATCGAAAGTGAATAGATTTCCTGGCAATGTCATACCCTTTGCCTCCGATACTATCCAGGTGGTGACCAAAAGCTGACATTCAAGCTAATGCTGTACAGTGTCCTGTAGGGGGCATCATACGCCACCATAAGCCAACTATAGAGAAGGCCTGTTTTGACATTAGAAGGGACAGTAGATTTGACTCACCTGCATGGGAATCACTATAGGGGGAAAGTAGCTGGTTGCGTCTCAGCGAGAACTACAAGTAAGCCCCCTCCCACTCATATATTAATACCGACAAGGTGATGGGTCATTATACAAGGCGATGCATCCTTTGTGTTGATTTCAATGGCTTGAAGTTGACAAAGGAGACAACACTTCATGATGCCGACACCGGCCAAGAGTGTAAGGTAAAATCACCACCTCTTATCGAAGGGATGAAGCAGCAGGCACAGGATGGAAATTCTTCCGATCCCCCCCCCAGCGGTTAATCGTTACATACTACCTGCCGCTCCCTTCATTGGGAGCTATATATCTCATTTAAGCGTCCAATACAACACATGGCATGGCAGTAAGAACATGCAGTGCCAGCAATTGATCAATTTGCTCATCGTACTAGGCCGCAGCCGTGCTAAAAAACAGTCCACCCAGCAGCCTGCAGTaccaagaaggacaagTAACTGCTACTGACTTGCGCCTGTACATAACCCCCACATTGCCGAAGACAGACCTCTTGGATGTAGTGTTCgcaaggggaagaagaaaggcaaCGACTGCGGAATTTGCGGATAATACTACAAAATACTTGCAGGCAACATCGATCGTGCAACATACTGTACAATAATATCGACACAATCTCAAACGAGATAAACGATCCTAAACATCGTAGAAAGCTGGGTTATTAATATTCGGACCAGGGACCGAACGCCGCACCAAGCCACCCGGAACATCCGAAAAGTCCACCGGTGGAAAAGTCGATGTTTTCTCACGTCGGCCcacttcttgttcttcttccttcttttcgatATCCTTTAGCTTTTGAGACTCAAGAGCTCGGTTGGTCTTGAAATATCTGCTCGCGTGCTTGCTCTACTCCAACACCTTTGCAGCTCATATGTTATCACACTACTATAGAATGACAACATGTAAATTGTACAGACCAAGAAGTTATTAtatagaagaagagttaGCCTAGCTTGGGGCgttgcagcagcagcaataATTCCAATGATACGCCGGCGATCCGGCGTCGGCTGTAGGCGGTGGCTTCCTTTGCAGGAACGCGCCAACGGGAAGGAACGAGAGATTGCCGAGCATCCGTCTTGATAATGGTCCACAATTTGCCTAATTCGGTGTCGGGGACGCCCTTTTAATAATTGCGACTAATTATCCATTGCACCCGAAAAAATTCGACACCCGAAATCTTCTCTTATGGGCTTTTCGCtgcccatcatctcccGTCCGGACATTTGTATGGTAAGCCGTTTGCCTATGCTTGCAGTCTGTGGTACAGGTATTTGCCAACTGCGCATGGACAAGGCCAATTTGGCGTCTTAGTACGTAGTAGTAGATATGAAGTTCATGACGCAGCAGTACATACACAGTAACTAACGAAAGGCTGAAGATTCTTCAGTATCGTTGATGAGAGAACAACGCTCCAACGTTCAATCGGCGCTATGTCATCTTGAGTGATGATGACTCATAGTACTGGTAGCCCATTAGTGAGCACATGCATAGTGACAACTTTCAAGCAGATGCAAGCCCTGATTTCTCAGATTATCATGCTATTCTCTGTTCGACTTATTATTTGTGGTTACTTAATTGTTTGGTTTCCCCATGGAGACCGTAGGCACCTGCCGCCCTGTCTTGCTAAAAGATGCGCAGCCCAGACAGGGCTAAAAATCCGCGACATGAATAGAGACCCCCGGGCCATGCAGTGAAAAGCATATCACCCCACACATATATTATCAACCCTTGTAAGTATCAGTTACCAGGTTCCAGGATGCACAGCGGTCAAGGGTTAGTTACTGGTTATGCTCTAATTgaatcttcttttttccccCTTCAGTTCGAAATAGCGTTCTTcgccgtcttcttcttttcttgacgctcattcttcatttcctttctttttcaggACTCCAAAGTTACATCTTCCTGAATTTTTGTTTTTCAATTAAACCGAATGCTGAACGGTATTTGTGAAATGTGAATGATGCGGACACATATATGGATGTCAGAATTACTCACCCGGCGCCGGTAGCTGCATATAGGCTACAACATGATGAGCACATAGACTTTCTTTGAAGCGGCACTGTCGGTTTACGAACTGCGTAAACAATCAACTTGATGTTTAAAGTTTAGCCAGCCACTGTACCATCTATGGTCCGGTCTATGAAGTTCGCATTCCACATTCTTCTGCAATCTGCATAAGTAGCGAATTGCTAGTACCTTACTGATGGTTGTTAGGCGACTaagaaaggaggagagataAGTAGTAAGGATCATTATTCAGCACCTAGTATTTAGTATTCAGAGCATGGAAACTTCGGATATGAGATAGGTACCTTAGTACGTTACTATAGGTCGTGGAGCCTCGAGGCACTACCAAAAAGGGCCGAAATCAGCATTCTGCAGCCCACTGGCGCCAGCCAGGTAGCCGACAACCAGAAGATAGCAACTATCATGAACCCGCAGCTCAACGAAGATTGAAGGAAGTGCCTCGTTCCTGGAGAGCTCCGAGTCTTTCGGAGTTCCAAGCTTGTTGCAAGAGCGCCTGTCCATTTCCATCCGCCCTAGGCACT
The Cryptococcus neoformans var. neoformans B-3501A chromosome 13, whole genome shotgun sequence DNA segment above includes these coding regions:
- a CDS encoding hypothetical protein (Similar to gi|46100773|gb|EAK86006.1| hypothetical protein UM05767.1 [Ustilago maydis 521], FASTA scores: opt: 1597, E(): 4.7e-67, (42.310% identity (64.422% similar) in 1515 aa overlap (181-1548:2-1453)); HMMPfam hit to HA2, Helicase associated domain (HA2), score: 100.3, E(): 4.8e-27; HMMPfam hit to Helicase_C, Helicase conserved C-terminal domain, score: 68.9, E(): 1.3e-17) — its product is MSETHQKDHSKNNRDLKLPNKPTISSISIPPTPQSVHTLPPRPNFALPPRPSATLSPPRSARPLRPSLRSPLPSRVSWRSRVADKGARISRSRSPSPRRYRSRSIERYRPSKYKRYRSPSPTYQRRSPSPRVRSPSPARRSSIRRSPSPRPRSRSPPRKKPREEPKGSLLSRLGGHHPSKADHHIAPPATSFKRSLSPSTPNEQPRKLSAVSIPIPTGPRTSQIPTGPRTDCTLTGPKSLQNQSLNQSQPTKPIPTGPRNLNSILIPSISNTNATTAPEKENSENTLEEMGNPKKRGGGGNPPPTGKKALTPPMHDLVYISETYGNGITLKSQWAENPKSPVANFILKGKSGDISGTYSYTEGIVDGKKVHRVTMTPANGIYGIGDSTNKKEAEKLAALSSLLQLINVGYLERGKASEGRNGPNNLTKPSTSALATSQLDPEDASETATLSDGKTKIDYDRARQFMEYYCHRYRFRKPDVEYTQTTVKDPQNKKKTKMVWEGVIIVGNRRIGMGSGANKKKAAIQCYLDVTQYLESCDPDLWQDFIEHTKKDKSLNIGLAPHLVFNMSEALIDDVQGTCIDIRHSNLYQNAPPSGSAGNEVQAPPTWHGGAQYIPTEDEMYYKSQELQARLAAYESDPRMARMRRTRASLPVYSRASEMLRTIRENDVTIIMAATGSGKTTQVPQLLFDEMIKQGLGGGCNIVCTQPRRLAAMSVAERIAEERGQMIGQEVGYQVRFDAQLPEANGSITFCTTGIFLKRMQSALGENADDVAVQRMDLVSHIVVDEVHERDIDTDLLLVVLKRLLQDRKRRGVPIKVVLMSATIDPTLFQSYFTDAQGAPAPVAEIPGRTYPVEKFFLDKIIPQLQSIPAQRGGWVFNEKNVKEYLSRELSSNASNFGPGTGIELEIPYPLVALTIAFVLSRSGDGHVLVFLPGWEEIRKVADILLAGRYPLLGMDFRDSRRFSIHYLHSTIPAAEQKEVFRTPPPGVRRIILATNIAETSITIPDVVYVVDTGRVKEKRYDPERHMSSLVSAWVGSSNLNQRAGRAGRHREGEYYGLVSQRRLDSLEAHQMVEMKRSDLSNVVMHVKALNLGEVQEVLAATIEPPEPSRIVAAMEVLRMLGALDARQNLTSLGRVLLQLPVDANVGKLCLYGAFFRCLDAALTLAAVLTNRDPFLAPPAQKAKADSIKDRFSPKAFRSDPLAIVAAYNQWLPYEESGDFYSATRFCDNNFLSKATLLQIKQVKQSLLQSLDKAGVIAVSAGGMVVVIHNSSVNSRRREVSGPEETSASFNPAEKRLYAFAEKSRNVPVGGNPNSAPTNLRTVTRLDPMTYMLFGAYELVVTARGLECDGWLPVTGNTHALDDVQRLKTALDVCMLRVFEGLGKSLVMGRDQRWLNGAGGVEVHEGSSRIREGGGEEENESDDEDYNRPREKGDQASSRYAGPLTIEEINELEMLTTDIVTILNKYADEREGGGVDTVPQTRVNTRPPSPQGRAAQWAADVAAAASYGGGGSAQWGDASGGASFGGGGWGSDLHTSRKQGDDGRKFDTWDDGDGWEGRQGEQGGEDDSGRVVSRYKPPQTR